One genomic segment of Tripterygium wilfordii isolate XIE 37 chromosome 9, ASM1340144v1, whole genome shotgun sequence includes these proteins:
- the LOC120005624 gene encoding uncharacterized protein LOC120005624 isoform X4: MIMIPTASPVRHFQHSNLISSSWSCCHGHASHFPQSNNKSLILCGTQQNLFSSAVSTNIHWRVSKCAYQPVCASGLGLEASIIDPEDKAALNLKDAKIVVVSQYENELELRVDLNGDETQKSFDKILRELASTAPPIAGFRRQKGGKTTQTDSSICSTDDKEKKIMEIAVKTFPGLNSKIISSRQRVDVCIPKFSCKRVSFSAQVGHITGGVWRRRECCRFSHALCAVLAGAEEVEVSSSQFEDFSITSTSINEGKELKISLNVFGAKTRVIFDNIFDKMVAAAQPIPGFRRVKGGKTPNIPRDILLEILGPSRVYKEVIKKIINTTIAEYVEKGGLKVSKNLRVEQSFEDLEDNFEPGEDFSFDAVVQLHETK; the protein is encoded by the exons ATGATAATGATACCAACTGCTTCTCCGGTACGACATTTTCAACATTCCAAT TTGATTTCTTCTAGTTGGAGTTGCTGTCATGGCCATGCTTCTCATTTCCCTCAAAGCAACAACAAAAGCTTAATTCTTTGTGGTACCCAACAAAACCTTTTCAG cTCGGCCGTCTCTACTAATATCCATTGGAGGGTATCAAAATGTGCATACCAACCCGTGTGTGCTTCTGGGTTAG GTTTGGAGGCATCAATTATAGATCCGGAGGATAAGGCAGCATTAAATTTGAAAGATGCAAAGATAGTTGTGGTGTCTCAATACGAAAATGAGCTAGAG CTAAGAGTGGATTTGAATGGGGATGAGACACAAAAATCATTTGATAAGATTTTGAGAGAGTTGGCTAGTACGGCACCACCAATTGCAGGATTTCGAAGGCAAAAAGGAG GGAAAACAACACAG ACGGACTCAAGCATTTGCAGTACTGATGATAAGGAGAAGAAGATAATGGAAATAGCCGTGAAGACCTTCCCGGGTTTAAACTCCAAG ATAATAAGTAGCAGACAAAGAGTTGATGTTTGTATCCCAAAATTTTCTTGTAAAAGGGTATCCTTTTCTGCTCAAGTGGGACATATCACTGGTGGGGTTTGGAGAAGAAG GGAATGCTGTAGATTCTCTCATGCTCTCTGTGCTGTCTTGGCAG GTGCAGAAGAGGTTGAAGTATCGTCTTCTCAATTTGAAGACTTCTCAATTACATCCACCAGTATAAATGAGGGTAAAGAACTAAAG ATAAGCTTAAATGTGTTTGGTGCCAAAACTCGAGTGATATTTGACAATATTTTTGACAAGATGGTTGCCGCAGCCCAGCCAATTCCAGGCTTTCGAAGAGTAAAAGGAG GAAAGACACCAAAT ATACCTAGAGACATTTTATTGGAAATCCTTGGACCGTCAAGAGTTTACAAGGAAgtaatcaagaaaatcatcaacaCTACTATAGCGGAATATGTTGAGAAG GGAGGGTTGAAAGTCAGCAAAAACTTGAGAGTGGAGCAAAGTTTCGAAGATCTGGAAGACAATTTTGAACCTGGTGAAGATTTCAGCTTTGACGCCGTTGTTCAGCTTCATGAAACAAAATGA
- the LOC120005335 gene encoding uncharacterized protein LOC120005335 isoform X1, with product MAALAKMIMIPTASPVRHFQHSNLISSSWSCCHGHASHIHQSNNKSLILCGTQQNLFRSAVSTNIHWRVSKRAYQPVCASGSGLEASITDPEDKALNLKDAKIVVVSQDENELELRVDLNGDETQKSFDKILRELASTAPPIPGFRRQKGGKTTQVPQSLLLQILGKDRVTNFVIREILTTTMNYYVKKENLKVKEKKVNTIQTADELKMAFVPGKEFGFNVSLELEKSETEALASSASDG from the exons ATGGCTGCCTTGGCGAAGATGATAATGATACCAACTGCTTCTCCGGTACGACATTTTCAACATTCCAAT TTGATTTCTTCCAGTTGGAGTTGCTGTCATGGCCATGCTTCTCATATCCATCAAAGCAACAACAAAAGCTTAATTCTTTGTGGTACCCAACAAAACCTTTTCAG gTCGGCCGTCTCTACTAATATCCATTGGAGGGTATCAAAACGTGCATACCAACCCGTGTGTGCTTCTGGGTCAG GTTTGGAGGCATCAATTACAGATCCGGAGGATAAGGCATTAAATTTGAAAGATGCAAAGATAGTTGTGGTGTCGCAAGATGAAAATGAGCTAGAG CTAAGAGTGGATTTGAATGGGGATGAGACACAAAAATCATTTGATAAGATTTTGAGGGAGTTGGCTAGTACGGCACCACCAATTCCAGGATTTCGAAGGCAAAAAGGAG GGAAAACAACACAG GTTCCACAGAGCTTGCTTCTACAGATTCTTGGTAAAGATCGCGTCACCAACTTCGTCATACGTGAAATATTAACCACAACCATGAATTATTATGTGAAAAAG GAAAACTTGAAggtgaaggagaagaaagtTAACACGATCCAAACTGCAGATGAGCTCAAAATGGCATTTGTGCCTGGAAAGGAATTTGGGTTTAATGTATCTCTTGAGCTAGAGAAATCAGAAACTGAAGCATTGGCTTCCAGTGCCTCAGATGGGTAG
- the LOC120005624 gene encoding uncharacterized protein LOC120005624 isoform X2 has protein sequence MEIAVKTFFPGLNSKMIMIPTASPVRHFQHSNLISSSWSCCHGHASHFPQSNNKSLILCGTQQNLFSSAVSTNIHWRVSKCAYQPVCASGLGLEASIIDPEDKAALNLKDAKIVVVSQYENELELRVDLNGDETQKSFDKILRELASTAPPIAGFRRQKGGKTTQTDSSICSTDDKEKKIMEIAVKTFPGLNSKIISSRQRVDVCIPKFSCKRVSFSAQVGHITGGVWRRRECCRFSHALCAVLAEEVEVSSSQFEDFSITSTSINEGKELKISLNVFGAKTRVIFDNIFDKMVAAAQPIPGFRRVKGGKTPNIPRDILLEILGPSRVYKEVIKKIINTTIAEYVEKGGLKVSKNLRVEQSFEDLEDNFEPGEDFSFDAVVQLHETK, from the exons ATGGAAATAGCCGTGAAGACCTTCTTCCCGGGTTTAAACTCCAAG ATGATAATGATACCAACTGCTTCTCCGGTACGACATTTTCAACATTCCAAT TTGATTTCTTCTAGTTGGAGTTGCTGTCATGGCCATGCTTCTCATTTCCCTCAAAGCAACAACAAAAGCTTAATTCTTTGTGGTACCCAACAAAACCTTTTCAG cTCGGCCGTCTCTACTAATATCCATTGGAGGGTATCAAAATGTGCATACCAACCCGTGTGTGCTTCTGGGTTAG GTTTGGAGGCATCAATTATAGATCCGGAGGATAAGGCAGCATTAAATTTGAAAGATGCAAAGATAGTTGTGGTGTCTCAATACGAAAATGAGCTAGAG CTAAGAGTGGATTTGAATGGGGATGAGACACAAAAATCATTTGATAAGATTTTGAGAGAGTTGGCTAGTACGGCACCACCAATTGCAGGATTTCGAAGGCAAAAAGGAG GGAAAACAACACAG ACGGACTCAAGCATTTGCAGTACTGATGATAAGGAGAAGAAGATAATGGAAATAGCCGTGAAGACCTTCCCGGGTTTAAACTCCAAG ATAATAAGTAGCAGACAAAGAGTTGATGTTTGTATCCCAAAATTTTCTTGTAAAAGGGTATCCTTTTCTGCTCAAGTGGGACATATCACTGGTGGGGTTTGGAGAAGAAG GGAATGCTGTAGATTCTCTCATGCTCTCTGTGCTGTCTTGGCAG AAGAGGTTGAAGTATCGTCTTCTCAATTTGAAGACTTCTCAATTACATCCACCAGTATAAATGAGGGTAAAGAACTAAAG ATAAGCTTAAATGTGTTTGGTGCCAAAACTCGAGTGATATTTGACAATATTTTTGACAAGATGGTTGCCGCAGCCCAGCCAATTCCAGGCTTTCGAAGAGTAAAAGGAG GAAAGACACCAAAT ATACCTAGAGACATTTTATTGGAAATCCTTGGACCGTCAAGAGTTTACAAGGAAgtaatcaagaaaatcatcaacaCTACTATAGCGGAATATGTTGAGAAG GGAGGGTTGAAAGTCAGCAAAAACTTGAGAGTGGAGCAAAGTTTCGAAGATCTGGAAGACAATTTTGAACCTGGTGAAGATTTCAGCTTTGACGCCGTTGTTCAGCTTCATGAAACAAAATGA
- the LOC120005335 gene encoding uncharacterized protein LOC120005335 isoform X2, producing the protein MAALAKMIMIPTASPLISSSWSCCHGHASHIHQSNNKSLILCGTQQNLFRSAVSTNIHWRVSKRAYQPVCASGSGLEASITDPEDKALNLKDAKIVVVSQDENELELRVDLNGDETQKSFDKILRELASTAPPIPGFRRQKGGKTTQVPQSLLLQILGKDRVTNFVIREILTTTMNYYVKKENLKVKEKKVNTIQTADELKMAFVPGKEFGFNVSLELEKSETEALASSASDG; encoded by the exons ATGGCTGCCTTGGCGAAGATGATAATGATACCAACTGCTTCTCCG TTGATTTCTTCCAGTTGGAGTTGCTGTCATGGCCATGCTTCTCATATCCATCAAAGCAACAACAAAAGCTTAATTCTTTGTGGTACCCAACAAAACCTTTTCAG gTCGGCCGTCTCTACTAATATCCATTGGAGGGTATCAAAACGTGCATACCAACCCGTGTGTGCTTCTGGGTCAG GTTTGGAGGCATCAATTACAGATCCGGAGGATAAGGCATTAAATTTGAAAGATGCAAAGATAGTTGTGGTGTCGCAAGATGAAAATGAGCTAGAG CTAAGAGTGGATTTGAATGGGGATGAGACACAAAAATCATTTGATAAGATTTTGAGGGAGTTGGCTAGTACGGCACCACCAATTCCAGGATTTCGAAGGCAAAAAGGAG GGAAAACAACACAG GTTCCACAGAGCTTGCTTCTACAGATTCTTGGTAAAGATCGCGTCACCAACTTCGTCATACGTGAAATATTAACCACAACCATGAATTATTATGTGAAAAAG GAAAACTTGAAggtgaaggagaagaaagtTAACACGATCCAAACTGCAGATGAGCTCAAAATGGCATTTGTGCCTGGAAAGGAATTTGGGTTTAATGTATCTCTTGAGCTAGAGAAATCAGAAACTGAAGCATTGGCTTCCAGTGCCTCAGATGGGTAG
- the LOC120005624 gene encoding uncharacterized protein LOC120005624 isoform X3 has translation MAALAKMIMIPTASPVRHFQHSNLISSSWSCCHGHASHFPQSNNKSLILCGTQQNLFSSAVSTNIHWRVSKCAYQPVCASGLGLEASIIDPEDKAALNLKDAKIVVVSQYENELELRVDLNGDETQKSFDKILRELASTAPPIAGFRRQKGGKTTQTDSSICSTDDKEKKIMEIAVKTFPGLNSKIISSRQRVDVCIPKFSCKRVSFSAQVGHITGGVWRRRECCRFSHALCAVLAGAEEVEVSSSQFEDFSITSTSINEGKELKISLNVFGAKTRVIFDNIFDKMVAAAQPIPGFRRVKGGKTPNIPRDILLEILGPSRVYKEVIKKIINTTIAEYVEKGGLKVSKNLRVEQSFEDLEDNFEPGEDFSFDAVVQLHETK, from the exons ATGGCTGCCTTGGCGAAGATGATAATGATACCAACTGCTTCTCCGGTACGACATTTTCAACATTCCAAT TTGATTTCTTCTAGTTGGAGTTGCTGTCATGGCCATGCTTCTCATTTCCCTCAAAGCAACAACAAAAGCTTAATTCTTTGTGGTACCCAACAAAACCTTTTCAG cTCGGCCGTCTCTACTAATATCCATTGGAGGGTATCAAAATGTGCATACCAACCCGTGTGTGCTTCTGGGTTAG GTTTGGAGGCATCAATTATAGATCCGGAGGATAAGGCAGCATTAAATTTGAAAGATGCAAAGATAGTTGTGGTGTCTCAATACGAAAATGAGCTAGAG CTAAGAGTGGATTTGAATGGGGATGAGACACAAAAATCATTTGATAAGATTTTGAGAGAGTTGGCTAGTACGGCACCACCAATTGCAGGATTTCGAAGGCAAAAAGGAG GGAAAACAACACAG ACGGACTCAAGCATTTGCAGTACTGATGATAAGGAGAAGAAGATAATGGAAATAGCCGTGAAGACCTTCCCGGGTTTAAACTCCAAG ATAATAAGTAGCAGACAAAGAGTTGATGTTTGTATCCCAAAATTTTCTTGTAAAAGGGTATCCTTTTCTGCTCAAGTGGGACATATCACTGGTGGGGTTTGGAGAAGAAG GGAATGCTGTAGATTCTCTCATGCTCTCTGTGCTGTCTTGGCAG GTGCAGAAGAGGTTGAAGTATCGTCTTCTCAATTTGAAGACTTCTCAATTACATCCACCAGTATAAATGAGGGTAAAGAACTAAAG ATAAGCTTAAATGTGTTTGGTGCCAAAACTCGAGTGATATTTGACAATATTTTTGACAAGATGGTTGCCGCAGCCCAGCCAATTCCAGGCTTTCGAAGAGTAAAAGGAG GAAAGACACCAAAT ATACCTAGAGACATTTTATTGGAAATCCTTGGACCGTCAAGAGTTTACAAGGAAgtaatcaagaaaatcatcaacaCTACTATAGCGGAATATGTTGAGAAG GGAGGGTTGAAAGTCAGCAAAAACTTGAGAGTGGAGCAAAGTTTCGAAGATCTGGAAGACAATTTTGAACCTGGTGAAGATTTCAGCTTTGACGCCGTTGTTCAGCTTCATGAAACAAAATGA
- the LOC120006009 gene encoding uncharacterized protein LOC120006009 — protein sequence MRAGDDWMARVVCGTHNHAPASYMKGHPYPSHLSEFEIQLMVHMSTKNVKPRDILTSLKKRNLDTVSTIRTIYSVRQKFWTVEKAGSLERWRAFPHVLLMNATYKTNKYMMPLLEIVDVTATNMTFCIAFVFMHSEKVLNYTWALRCLQLTMDGCTGPRVIVTDRELALMNASA from the exons ATGCGAGCGGGTGATGACTGGATGGCAAGGGTGGTATGTGGAACACATAACCATGCCCCTGCATCATATATGaagggacatccataccccaGTCACCTCTCTGAATTCGAAATCCAGTTGATGGTACATATGTCTACGAAAAATGTGAAGCCACGAGATATCTTGACATCGTTGAAGAAGCGAAATCTGGACACCGTGTCTACCATTAGGACCATATACAGTGTGCGCCAAAAATTTTGGACTGTAGAGAAAGCTG GATCATTAGAGCGATGGCGTGCATTCCCGCACGTGTTATTGATGAAcgcaacatataaaacaaacaagTACATGATGCCTCTCCTTGAGATTGTCGACGTGACTGCAACTAATATGACTTTTTGCATAGCATTTGTGTTCATGCACTCAGAAAAAGTGCTCAATTATACTTGGGCTTTAAGGTGTCTGCAGTTAACAATGGATGGATGCACTGGTCCACGAGTTATTGTCACGGATAGAGAGTTGGCCTTGATGAATGCATCTGCCTAG
- the LOC120005624 gene encoding uncharacterized protein LOC120005624 isoform X1 produces MEIAVKTFFPGLNSKMIMIPTASPVRHFQHSNLISSSWSCCHGHASHFPQSNNKSLILCGTQQNLFSSAVSTNIHWRVSKCAYQPVCASGLGLEASIIDPEDKAALNLKDAKIVVVSQYENELELRVDLNGDETQKSFDKILRELASTAPPIAGFRRQKGGKTTQTDSSICSTDDKEKKIMEIAVKTFPGLNSKIISSRQRVDVCIPKFSCKRVSFSAQVGHITGGVWRRRECCRFSHALCAVLAGAEEVEVSSSQFEDFSITSTSINEGKELKISLNVFGAKTRVIFDNIFDKMVAAAQPIPGFRRVKGGKTPNIPRDILLEILGPSRVYKEVIKKIINTTIAEYVEKGGLKVSKNLRVEQSFEDLEDNFEPGEDFSFDAVVQLHETK; encoded by the exons ATGGAAATAGCCGTGAAGACCTTCTTCCCGGGTTTAAACTCCAAG ATGATAATGATACCAACTGCTTCTCCGGTACGACATTTTCAACATTCCAAT TTGATTTCTTCTAGTTGGAGTTGCTGTCATGGCCATGCTTCTCATTTCCCTCAAAGCAACAACAAAAGCTTAATTCTTTGTGGTACCCAACAAAACCTTTTCAG cTCGGCCGTCTCTACTAATATCCATTGGAGGGTATCAAAATGTGCATACCAACCCGTGTGTGCTTCTGGGTTAG GTTTGGAGGCATCAATTATAGATCCGGAGGATAAGGCAGCATTAAATTTGAAAGATGCAAAGATAGTTGTGGTGTCTCAATACGAAAATGAGCTAGAG CTAAGAGTGGATTTGAATGGGGATGAGACACAAAAATCATTTGATAAGATTTTGAGAGAGTTGGCTAGTACGGCACCACCAATTGCAGGATTTCGAAGGCAAAAAGGAG GGAAAACAACACAG ACGGACTCAAGCATTTGCAGTACTGATGATAAGGAGAAGAAGATAATGGAAATAGCCGTGAAGACCTTCCCGGGTTTAAACTCCAAG ATAATAAGTAGCAGACAAAGAGTTGATGTTTGTATCCCAAAATTTTCTTGTAAAAGGGTATCCTTTTCTGCTCAAGTGGGACATATCACTGGTGGGGTTTGGAGAAGAAG GGAATGCTGTAGATTCTCTCATGCTCTCTGTGCTGTCTTGGCAG GTGCAGAAGAGGTTGAAGTATCGTCTTCTCAATTTGAAGACTTCTCAATTACATCCACCAGTATAAATGAGGGTAAAGAACTAAAG ATAAGCTTAAATGTGTTTGGTGCCAAAACTCGAGTGATATTTGACAATATTTTTGACAAGATGGTTGCCGCAGCCCAGCCAATTCCAGGCTTTCGAAGAGTAAAAGGAG GAAAGACACCAAAT ATACCTAGAGACATTTTATTGGAAATCCTTGGACCGTCAAGAGTTTACAAGGAAgtaatcaagaaaatcatcaacaCTACTATAGCGGAATATGTTGAGAAG GGAGGGTTGAAAGTCAGCAAAAACTTGAGAGTGGAGCAAAGTTTCGAAGATCTGGAAGACAATTTTGAACCTGGTGAAGATTTCAGCTTTGACGCCGTTGTTCAGCTTCATGAAACAAAATGA
- the LOC120006200 gene encoding eukaryotic translation initiation factor 2A, with amino-acid sequence MESPNPSPSLDILVRGPEGFSVWNGPPFAGGQPTVKLENVVCTNATFSTDGSRLMVMKSDFVISIYDCSNYQEIKSFEVPNVAAAALSPCGTFLQTFQKSSTPQEKNVVLWKIETGDAVYQQFQKNLTKTTWPSIRFSSDETVACRLATNEVQFFDTRDFSKGVVHRLRVPGVAAVELSNTSGSHVAVFVPESKGSPATVQIFSHDKDLQGQPVARRSFFRCSTVQLSWNNGSTGLLVLVQSDVDKTNQSYYGESKLNYLTTDGTHEGLVPLRKEGPVHDVQWSYSGLQFAVVYGFMPASATVFDKKCKPLLELGIGPYNTIRWNPKGKFLCLAGFGNLPGDMAFWDYEDKKQLGTTKAEWSVTSEWSPDGQYFMTATTAPRLQVDNGIKFFHYNGSSFFKKMFDKLYQAEWKPESPDKFGQIAELVNSVASLKIQETKAQGQSSASRKTVSANPPAQKPAAYRPPHAKNAAAVQAELFGGSATEGMSKTALKNKKKREKQKEKKAAEIGNGT; translated from the exons ATGGAATCTCCAAATCCTTCTCCTTCCTTGGATATTTTAG TACGAGGACCTGAAGGATTCTCTGTTTGGAATGGGCCTCCGTTCGCTGGTGGTCAGCCTACTGTTAAACTTGAGAATGTTGTCTGCACGAATGCAACTTTCAGTACTGATGGGTCCAGGTTGATGGTGATGAAATCTGACTTTGTGATTAGCATATATGATTGCAGCAACTATCAAGAGATAAAATCATTTGAAGTTCCCaatgttgctgctgctgcattATCCCCATGTGGGACTTTTCTTCAGACCTTTCAGAAATCTTCAACACCACAGGAAAAAAATGTAGTCTTATGGAAGATAGAGACTGGTGATGCTGTTTAtcagcaattccaaaagaaCTTGACAAAAACCACATG GCCATCAATCAGATTCAGTTCTGATGAAACTGTTGCATGCCGGTTAGCTACAAATGAAGTACAATTTTTTGATACTAGAGATTTCTCTAAGGGAGTTGTACATCGGCTCAGAGTTCCTGGGGTGGCTGCAGTTGAGCTTTCTAACACATCGGGTTCCCATGTGGCAGTATTTGTTCCAGAGTCTAAG GGTAGTCCAGCCACCGTCCAGATTTTTTCTCATGACAAAGATTTGCAGGGTCAACCTGTTGCTCGACGAAGCTTTTTTCGATGTTCTACTGTGCAACTAAGTTGGAATAATGGTTCCACTGGACTTCTGGTCCTTGTGCAGTCGGATGTTGATAAGACCAATCAAAGTTATTATGGAGAGTCTAAATTGAACTACCTTACAACGGATGGGACTCATGAAGGGCTTGTTCCTCTTC GAAAAGAGGGGCCTGTTCATGATGTTCAGTGGTCATATTCTGGTTTACAGTTCGCTGTTGTTTATGGAt TTATGCCTGCAAGTGCAACAGTGTTTGACAAGAAGTGCAAGCCTCTCCTTGAGCTTGGGATAGGGCCTTACAACACCATCAGGTGGAACCCGAAGGGGAAAT TTCTGTGTTTGGCTGGTTTTGGTAACTTACCTGGTGATATG GCATTTTGGGACTATGAAGACAAAAAACAACTTGGAACAACCAAGGCTGAATGGTCTGTAACAAGTGAATGGTCCCCTGACGGACAGTATTTCATGACTGCCACAACAGCTCCGAGATTACAAGTTGACAATGG GATTAAATTCTTCCACTATAATGGATCATCGTTCTTCAAGAAGATGTTTGACAAGTTGTACCAG GCTGAGTGGAAACCAGAATCACCAGATAAATTTGGTCAAATTGCTGAACTTGTCAACTCCGTTGCGTCTTTGAAGATTCAAGAAACCAAAGCACAAG GACAATCGTCAGCTTCCAGGAAAACTGTCTCTGCCAACCCTCCAGCACAAAAACCTGCTGCCTATCGTCCACCACATGCTAAAAATGCAGCCGCCGTTCAAGCAGAG TTGTTTGGAGGGAGTGCTACAGA GGGAATGAGTAAGACTGCcctgaaaaacaagaaaaagagagagaaacagaaggagaagaaggctgCTGAAATTGGAAATGGCACATGA